A window of Gemmatimonadota bacterium contains these coding sequences:
- a CDS encoding HupE/UreJ family protein: protein MMHQRRLLLAFATALLAQPLLPRALPAHEIPQRVAVLGYVRPEGTRVDLLLRVPLEAMRDVEFPLRPDGSLDLVRVRPLLETAATQWLADYLALDADGVPLGRPRVLATALAIPSDRSFESFAAASARFAREPLGEETTLQWRQALFDVRLEVTLPAAGARLVLHPQLAHLGLRTTSVLHLIGADGRDRILVYEGNPDRIALAPRWHDAVRRFVAEGFRHILGGIDHLLFVLCLVLPVRRWRSLVAIVTAFTLAHSLTLGASALGLAPTAGWFPPLVEVLIAASIVWLTVENILLPADRLERRWAIAFAFGLVHGFGFSFALGEQLQFAGGHLVMALASFNVGVELGQLLVLALALPLLRWMHAHVGADRERLVTIVGSAFVAHTAWHWMTDRAATLAEYRAQFVWPVMDGTFALGLMRFALLLTLALALGLALRHILRTLRTS, encoded by the coding sequence GTGATGCACCAGAGACGACTCCTCCTCGCCTTCGCCACGGCGCTGCTGGCCCAGCCGCTCCTGCCGCGGGCGCTGCCCGCCCACGAGATCCCCCAGCGGGTCGCGGTGCTCGGCTACGTGCGCCCCGAGGGCACGCGCGTGGACCTGCTGCTGCGGGTGCCGCTCGAGGCGATGCGCGACGTGGAGTTCCCGCTCCGTCCGGACGGGTCGCTCGACCTGGTGCGGGTACGGCCGCTCCTCGAGACGGCCGCGACCCAATGGCTCGCCGACTACCTCGCGCTCGATGCCGACGGGGTCCCGCTCGGCCGTCCGCGTGTGCTCGCGACCGCGCTCGCGATCCCGAGCGACCGCAGCTTCGAGTCGTTCGCCGCCGCGTCGGCACGGTTCGCGCGCGAACCGCTGGGGGAGGAGACGACGCTGCAGTGGCGGCAGGCGCTGTTCGACGTGCGGCTCGAGGTCACCCTGCCGGCGGCGGGCGCGCGGCTCGTGCTGCATCCGCAGCTCGCGCACCTCGGGCTGCGCACGACGAGCGTGCTGCATCTCATCGGCGCTGACGGCCGCGACCGGATCCTGGTCTACGAGGGGAATCCCGACCGCATCGCCCTCGCGCCGCGATGGCATGACGCGGTGCGGCGTTTCGTCGCCGAGGGCTTCCGCCACATTCTCGGCGGGATCGACCATCTGCTGTTCGTGCTCTGCCTCGTGCTCCCGGTGCGCCGCTGGCGGTCGCTCGTCGCGATCGTGACGGCGTTCACGCTGGCGCACTCGCTCACGCTCGGCGCGTCGGCCCTCGGCCTCGCGCCGACGGCGGGGTGGTTCCCGCCGCTGGTGGAGGTGCTGATCGCCGCGTCGATCGTCTGGCTGACCGTCGAGAACATCCTGCTGCCCGCCGACCGGCTCGAGCGGCGGTGGGCGATCGCGTTCGCCTTCGGCCTGGTCCACGGGTTCGGCTTCTCGTTCGCGCTCGGCGAACAGCTCCAGTTCGCCGGCGGACATCTGGTGATGGCGCTCGCCTCGTTCAACGTGGGGGTGGAGCTCGGGCAGCTGCTGGTCCTCGCCCTCGCGCTCCCGCTGCTCCGCTGGATGCACGCCCACGTGGGGGCCGACCGCGAACGGCTGGTGACGATCGTGGGGTCGGCGTTCGTGGCGCACACGGCATGGCACTGGATGACCGACCGCGCCGCGACGCTCGCCGAGTACCGGGCGCAGTTCGTCTGGCCGGTGATGGACGGGACGTTCGCCCTGGGACTGATGCGCTTCGCCCTGCTCCTCACGCTCGCGCTGGCCCTCGGGCTCGCGCTGCGGCACATTCTCCGGACCCTCCGGACCTCCTGA
- a CDS encoding PQQ-binding-like beta-propeller repeat protein: MTLRRLSLLLALVPGLLQAQTRPASAPGGAAPVMTNLERGNAFGEWRFWAADAHSTRYSPLDQIDATNFNKLQVAWQWNAGTFGPDEYYRTTPLYANGRLFTVATTRRSVMAIDPETGETLWMYRLEEGIRWQKAPRQFAGRGPSYWTDGREERIIVVTPGYHIVSLDAKTGLPDPRFGKNGVVDLMDGLGFPLVPLAVDDSGSLVISDAAPARRARPGETWDPVKKIGADGTIGIDPVNGQIAASSPAILINDVVVVGNSSIHGYYPIRVRNIPGFIRGFDVRTGRQLWKFNLVPQPGEFGAETWENGSKIGTEGVGKNDAWATYSGDPELNMVYIPVGMPLMDEYGGHRPGANLYGNSLVALDARTGVRKWHFQMVHHDIWDYDTPMAPNLLDITVDGRRRKAISQATKQGWLYTFDRVTGEPIWPIVETPVLQSDVPGERTWATQPIPSKPAPYSQQGLLESDLIDYTPAIRDSALARARTCRMGPYFIPAVLSDGSSPTGTRCAWYAPGASGGVNIDGGAAVDPVTGMMYVASISGLSTITLQKDPCSEFRYSSPRDNCGLIGAVAPPPGYTPPTSRGGGFEGRGNVATIGGVSILKPKQFGGITAYDMNVGDKRWWIPNGGMVPTTSTHPLFAGVQLPPRPAGGQQPQVINTRTLVIYGTGRSGGVPGAKPMLFAVDKNTGAQVGAVEIPAKTTAMPMTFLHKGKQYIVFATGAGTTAALVALRLP; the protein is encoded by the coding sequence ATGACCCTTCGACGCCTCTCGCTCCTGCTCGCGCTCGTCCCCGGTCTGCTGCAGGCGCAGACACGCCCCGCGAGTGCGCCCGGCGGCGCCGCCCCGGTGATGACGAACCTGGAGCGCGGCAACGCGTTCGGTGAATGGCGCTTCTGGGCCGCCGACGCGCACAGCACGCGCTACTCGCCGCTCGACCAGATCGATGCGACGAACTTCAACAAGTTGCAGGTCGCCTGGCAGTGGAACGCCGGCACCTTCGGCCCCGACGAGTACTACCGGACGACGCCGCTCTACGCGAACGGCCGGCTGTTCACCGTGGCGACGACGCGCCGCTCGGTGATGGCGATCGACCCCGAGACGGGCGAGACGCTCTGGATGTACCGGCTGGAGGAAGGGATCCGCTGGCAGAAGGCGCCGCGCCAGTTCGCGGGACGCGGCCCGTCGTATTGGACGGACGGGCGCGAGGAGCGGATCATCGTCGTGACGCCGGGCTACCACATTGTGTCGCTCGACGCGAAGACCGGGCTCCCCGATCCGCGCTTCGGGAAGAACGGCGTGGTGGACCTGATGGACGGGCTCGGCTTCCCGCTCGTGCCGCTCGCGGTGGACGACTCCGGTTCGCTGGTGATCTCCGACGCCGCGCCCGCGCGTCGGGCGCGCCCCGGCGAGACCTGGGACCCGGTGAAGAAGATCGGCGCCGACGGCACCATCGGCATCGACCCGGTGAACGGCCAGATCGCGGCGAGCTCGCCGGCGATCCTCATCAACGACGTGGTCGTCGTCGGCAACTCGAGCATCCACGGCTACTACCCGATCCGCGTCCGCAACATCCCGGGCTTCATCCGCGGCTTCGACGTGCGCACGGGGCGCCAGCTCTGGAAGTTCAACCTCGTCCCGCAGCCGGGCGAGTTCGGCGCCGAGACGTGGGAGAACGGCTCGAAGATCGGCACCGAGGGCGTGGGCAAGAACGACGCCTGGGCGACCTACTCGGGCGACCCCGAGCTCAACATGGTGTACATCCCGGTCGGCATGCCGCTCATGGACGAGTACGGCGGCCATCGCCCGGGCGCGAACCTCTACGGCAACTCGCTCGTCGCGCTTGACGCGCGGACCGGCGTGCGGAAGTGGCACTTCCAGATGGTGCACCATGACATCTGGGACTACGACACGCCGATGGCGCCGAACCTGCTCGACATCACCGTCGACGGGCGGCGTCGGAAGGCGATCTCGCAGGCGACCAAGCAGGGCTGGCTCTACACCTTCGATCGCGTGACGGGCGAGCCCATCTGGCCGATCGTCGAGACGCCGGTGCTGCAGAGCGACGTGCCCGGGGAGCGGACCTGGGCGACCCAGCCGATCCCGTCGAAGCCGGCGCCGTACTCGCAGCAGGGACTGCTCGAGAGCGACCTGATCGACTACACGCCCGCCATCCGCGACTCGGCGCTCGCCCGCGCGCGCACCTGCCGCATGGGACCGTACTTCATCCCGGCGGTGCTGAGCGACGGGTCGAGCCCCACCGGCACGCGCTGCGCGTGGTATGCGCCGGGCGCCTCGGGCGGCGTGAACATCGACGGCGGCGCGGCGGTCGACCCGGTGACGGGGATGATGTACGTCGCCTCGATCAGCGGCCTCTCGACGATCACGCTGCAGAAGGATCCCTGCTCGGAGTTCCGCTACAGCTCGCCGCGCGACAACTGCGGCCTGATCGGCGCGGTCGCCCCGCCGCCGGGCTACACGCCGCCCACGTCACGGGGCGGCGGCTTCGAGGGGCGCGGCAACGTCGCGACCATCGGCGGCGTCTCGATCCTCAAGCCGAAGCAGTTCGGCGGCATCACCGCCTACGACATGAACGTCGGCGACAAGCGCTGGTGGATCCCCAACGGCGGGATGGTACCGACGACGAGCACGCATCCGCTCTTCGCGGGCGTCCAGCTCCCGCCGCGTCCGGCCGGCGGCCAGCAGCCGCAGGTGATCAACACGAGGACGCTCGTGATCTACGGGACCGGCCGCTCGGGCGGCGTGCCCGGGGCGAAGCCGATGCTCTTCGCGGTGGACAAGAACACCGGCGCGCAGGTGGGGGCGGTGGAGATCCCGGCCAAGACGACCGCGATGCCAATGACGTTCCTGCACAAAGGGAAGCAGTACATCGTGTTCGCGACGGGGGCGGGGACGACGGCGGCGCTGGTCGCGCTCCGACTGCCCTGA
- a CDS encoding cytochrome c: MIPRSRSPRAALGALLGAAGLIAALPLSAQEPSPLDSAALRQVEVGEQWFRSVCLECHAQNLSDPDFRLKWGGRSAYDLFDQIRTTMPESDPGSLTPETYTAVIAYLLKRNGMPVAPAVLAADAAALAAVKLTFPPSTR; the protein is encoded by the coding sequence ATGATCCCCCGCTCCCGTTCCCCTCGTGCCGCCCTCGGTGCCCTGCTGGGCGCCGCCGGCCTCATCGCCGCGCTACCGCTCTCGGCGCAGGAACCCTCGCCGTTGGACTCCGCCGCCCTCCGGCAGGTGGAGGTCGGCGAGCAGTGGTTCCGCTCGGTCTGTCTCGAGTGCCACGCGCAGAACCTCTCCGACCCGGATTTCCGCCTCAAGTGGGGCGGGCGCTCGGCCTACGACCTCTTCGACCAGATTCGCACGACGATGCCGGAGAGCGATCCCGGCTCGCTCACACCCGAGACGTACACCGCGGTGATCGCGTACCTGTTGAAGCGCAACGGGATGCCCGTCGCGCCCGCCGTGCTCGCCGCCGACGCTGCCGCACTCGCGGCCGTGAAGCTGACCTTCCCTCCCTCCACCCGCTGA
- a CDS encoding DPP IV N-terminal domain-containing protein — translation MRRTLSRSLALLLLAAAALPAQDRLRQMPGYERYAAMAPRLQGAIKSGAVTPQWAEDGRSFDFTVDGKRRRFDLTTRAVGDAPAPTAGANGGRRGGFPARGRQFTEAWTADSARRAFYKDRNIFIANRDGSGERQLTTDGSESGRIKYGTASWVYGEELGQVTAIWWSPDGSKLAFYRFDERPVRDYVLQMDQTTVAGSAASEAYPKAGTENPIVDLFVYDVATGATQRIDARDGKPLTDDVVGHYVYGISWTKDGSELLLRRTNRRQNIMEFAACQPTTGACRVIVHEEWLPSWTENSPTISWLADGKRFIWESERTGFSNYYLYDLSGKLLATLTSHEAEVAGIVKVDERAKQLWYYARTGDNFMKVQLHRVGLDGKGDRRLTDPALNHSVSVSPDGRFFTDVAQTAAIAPTTRLMDANGRVVATLAETDRTAFDAAGFKPAELFTYTSADGTTPLHGMIHKPSNFDPSKRYPVLFSVYAGPATNGAREAFTPPMAQTEFGFIMVTLDTRSAAGRGKRALDAIYLKLGQVEIDDLAAASRHLAKLPYVDGQRVGIFGTSYGGYSSALALLRHPDAFAAASAMSAVTAWDHYDTIYTERYMYTPQANPEGYKRGSAMEYAKDLRGRLMIYYGTADDNVHPNNAMQLIRALQQAGKSFEVQVGPDAGHTALNQQRMMEFFIQSLVIEKGSAVSMD, via the coding sequence ATGCGACGCACCCTCTCCCGTTCCCTCGCGCTGCTCCTCCTCGCCGCCGCGGCACTCCCCGCGCAGGACCGCCTGCGCCAGATGCCCGGCTACGAGCGCTACGCGGCGATGGCCCCGCGCCTCCAGGGCGCCATCAAGAGCGGCGCCGTCACGCCGCAGTGGGCCGAGGATGGGCGCAGCTTCGACTTCACGGTGGACGGCAAGCGCCGCCGCTTCGACCTCACGACGCGCGCGGTGGGCGACGCGCCCGCGCCGACCGCGGGTGCCAATGGAGGCCGGCGGGGCGGCTTCCCCGCGCGTGGACGCCAGTTCACCGAGGCCTGGACCGCCGATTCGGCGCGCCGCGCCTTCTACAAGGACCGCAACATCTTCATCGCCAACCGCGATGGCTCGGGCGAGCGCCAGCTCACCACCGACGGCAGCGAGAGCGGGCGCATCAAGTACGGCACCGCGAGCTGGGTCTACGGCGAGGAGCTCGGCCAGGTCACCGCGATCTGGTGGTCGCCCGACGGCAGCAAGCTCGCGTTCTACCGGTTCGATGAGCGGCCGGTGCGCGACTACGTGCTGCAGATGGACCAGACGACCGTCGCCGGGAGCGCGGCGAGCGAGGCGTACCCGAAGGCCGGCACCGAGAACCCCATCGTCGACCTCTTCGTCTATGACGTCGCCACCGGCGCCACGCAGCGCATCGACGCGCGCGACGGCAAGCCGCTCACCGACGACGTGGTCGGGCACTACGTCTACGGGATCTCGTGGACCAAGGACGGCAGCGAGCTGCTGCTGCGCCGCACCAACCGCCGGCAGAACATCATGGAGTTCGCGGCCTGCCAGCCGACCACCGGCGCCTGCCGCGTGATCGTGCACGAGGAGTGGCTCCCGAGCTGGACCGAGAACTCGCCGACGATCTCGTGGCTCGCGGACGGCAAGCGGTTCATCTGGGAGTCGGAGCGCACGGGGTTCTCGAACTACTACCTCTACGACCTCTCCGGGAAGCTCCTCGCGACGCTCACGAGTCACGAGGCCGAGGTCGCGGGGATCGTGAAGGTCGACGAGCGCGCGAAGCAGCTGTGGTACTACGCCCGCACCGGCGACAACTTCATGAAGGTGCAGCTCCATCGCGTGGGGCTCGACGGCAAGGGCGACCGGCGTCTGACCGATCCGGCGCTCAATCACTCGGTCTCGGTCTCGCCCGACGGCCGGTTCTTCACCGACGTGGCGCAGACGGCGGCGATCGCGCCCACCACGCGGCTCATGGACGCGAACGGGCGCGTCGTGGCGACGCTCGCCGAGACCGACCGCACCGCGTTCGACGCGGCGGGTTTCAAGCCGGCGGAGCTCTTCACCTACACCAGCGCCGACGGCACGACGCCGCTCCACGGCATGATCCACAAGCCGTCGAACTTCGACCCGTCCAAGCGGTATCCGGTGCTCTTCTCCGTGTACGCGGGTCCGGCGACGAACGGGGCGCGCGAGGCGTTCACGCCGCCGATGGCGCAGACCGAGTTCGGCTTCATCATGGTGACGCTCGACACGCGGAGCGCGGCCGGCCGCGGCAAGCGCGCGCTCGACGCGATCTACCTCAAGCTCGGCCAGGTCGAGATCGACGACCTCGCCGCCGCGTCACGGCACCTCGCGAAGCTGCCGTACGTCGACGGCCAGCGCGTCGGCATCTTCGGGACCTCGTACGGCGGCTACTCCTCGGCGCTGGCGCTGCTCCGGCATCCCGACGCCTTCGCCGCCGCCTCGGCGATGTCCGCGGTGACGGCGTGGGACCACTACGACACGATCTACACCGAACGGTACATGTACACGCCGCAGGCCAACCCCGAGGGCTACAAGCGGGGGAGCGCGATGGAGTACGCGAAGGACCTGCGCGGCCGCCTCATGATCTACTACGGCACCGCCGACGACAACGTGCACCCGAACAACGCCATGCAGCTCATCCGCGCGCTGCAGCAGGCGGGGAAGAGCTTCGAGGTGCAGGTCGGGCCGGACGCGGGCCACACCGCGCTCAACCAGCAGCGGATGATGGAGTTCTTCATCCAGTCGCTGGTGATCGAGAAGGGGTCGGCGGTGTCGATGGACTGA
- a CDS encoding cytochrome c, with product MLLRPLVPLAAIALLVAAQGFTQGVARTTADGVYTTQQANEGRELWASACNNCHTPHNGLPFKNKWIGRDLASLYAYVKNEMPKNDPGGLSDEEYLLAVAFLVRANGMPAGERPLPMDSLALSRIRFDSVRTVPTSTGPRR from the coding sequence GTGCTCCTGCGTCCTCTCGTCCCGCTCGCCGCCATCGCCCTCCTCGTCGCCGCGCAAGGCTTCACGCAAGGCGTGGCGCGGACGACCGCGGACGGCGTGTACACCACGCAGCAGGCCAACGAGGGGCGCGAACTCTGGGCCAGCGCGTGCAACAACTGCCACACGCCGCACAACGGCCTGCCCTTCAAGAACAAGTGGATCGGGCGAGACCTCGCCTCGCTCTACGCCTATGTCAAGAACGAGATGCCGAAGAACGATCCCGGCGGCCTCTCCGACGAGGAGTACCTGCTCGCGGTCGCGTTCCTCGTGCGCGCCAACGGCATGCCCGCCGGCGAGCGCCCGCTGCCGATGGACTCGCTCGCGCTCAGTCGTATCCGTTTCGATTCCGTCCGCACCGTCCCCACCTCCACCGGTCCACGGCGATGA
- a CDS encoding zinc-binding dehydrogenase — MRALRLDTIGAPVVLADLPTPVPAAGEVLVRVRAAGICHSDAHYRAGRSASLVAPITLGHEVAGEVAALGAGVTTHAVGDRVCLHYLVTCGQCAHCVAGREQYCTTGKMIGHHRDGGHAEYIVVPARNAVPLPAEIPFSHGAALMCSSATSLHAIRRGRLQPGETVAVIGIGGLGISAVQLAKALGALAVYAVDFDEAKLAAAARYGAVPVRSSRPGSAPVIDPVAGLRAATNGRGVDVVLELVGSPLTMRQAIQMCAVQGRAVIAGLSRTPMELDTYRELLGPETELIGSNDHLLAELPLLLELARTKRLDLTDVVVRSVPLEAAAVNGVLDELEAYTAPLRTVIAP, encoded by the coding sequence ATGCGCGCACTTCGTTTGGACACCATCGGCGCCCCGGTGGTTCTCGCGGACCTCCCGACCCCGGTCCCGGCCGCCGGCGAGGTCCTCGTCCGCGTCCGCGCGGCGGGCATCTGCCATTCCGACGCGCACTACCGCGCCGGGCGGTCGGCGTCGCTCGTCGCGCCGATCACGCTCGGGCACGAGGTCGCCGGCGAGGTCGCGGCCCTCGGCGCCGGCGTGACCACCCACGCCGTCGGCGACCGCGTCTGCCTCCACTACCTCGTCACCTGCGGCCAGTGCGCGCACTGTGTCGCCGGGCGCGAGCAATACTGCACCACCGGGAAGATGATCGGGCATCACCGCGACGGCGGGCACGCCGAGTACATCGTGGTCCCGGCGCGCAATGCGGTCCCGCTGCCGGCGGAGATCCCCTTCTCGCACGGCGCGGCGCTCATGTGCTCGAGCGCGACGTCGCTCCACGCGATCCGCCGCGGGCGCCTGCAGCCGGGCGAGACGGTCGCGGTGATCGGCATCGGCGGGCTCGGCATCTCCGCCGTGCAGCTGGCGAAGGCGCTCGGCGCGCTCGCCGTGTACGCAGTGGATTTCGACGAGGCGAAGCTCGCGGCGGCGGCGCGGTACGGCGCGGTACCGGTGCGCTCGTCGCGGCCGGGGAGCGCGCCGGTGATCGATCCGGTGGCCGGCCTGCGGGCCGCGACCAACGGGCGCGGCGTCGACGTGGTGCTCGAGCTGGTCGGCTCACCGCTGACGATGCGGCAGGCGATCCAGATGTGCGCCGTGCAGGGGCGCGCGGTGATCGCCGGGCTCTCGCGCACGCCGATGGAGCTCGACACCTATCGCGAACTGCTCGGCCCCGAGACGGAGCTGATCGGGTCGAACGACCACCTGCTCGCCGAGCTCCCGCTGCTGCTGGAGCTGGCGCGCACGAAGCGCCTCGACCTGACGGATGTGGTGGTGCGGAGCGTGCCGCTCGAGGCGGCGGCGGTGAACGGCGTGCTCGACGAACTCGAGGCCTACACCGCGCCGCTCCGCACGGTCATAGCACCCTGA
- a CDS encoding FAD-dependent oxidoreductase, producing MSDASDPREPLASELPRRDFLRLAGLGTGALLSGVTPLAVEAQEPPIFPVHTGRRPRGTRNNHVVVVGAGAWGAFIAWHLRKEGNKVTVVEQYGAANSRSTSGDETRGIRSSYGDRTITPELWVAWARESIKRWREFDQEHTKRFGTRFFYTTGDIILRDKPQAFTTRSRELWDKLGVKYEVLDEAEATRRFPQIRSEGNEVILYEPDAGVARARDSVQAVVTLARDAGVQFRQGRVTPGPVTNGRMQYVSLQDGTRIGADAFVFACGPWMGKVFPEVMKNRTSLPVGHVCYFGPPMDDTRFTHPNMPSWNVPGVTGWAALPTDSHGFRVRGAIAPPAPPTPPGEAPAAPPPPPPQVRADPAQQDPDTSSRWTNADRVDGSRNVLKKYFPAMALAPLLSTRACHYEISVNRNFIVDKVPGAENAWITGMGQAEGFKFSIVLGEYAAWRVMGNAGDPTIAEAFKYPANEYPPTPPTRGEDDE from the coding sequence ATGTCAGACGCTTCCGATCCGCGCGAGCCGCTCGCCTCCGAGCTGCCGCGCCGCGACTTCCTTCGCCTGGCCGGACTCGGCACGGGCGCGCTCCTCAGTGGCGTGACGCCGCTCGCCGTCGAGGCGCAGGAGCCCCCGATCTTCCCCGTCCACACCGGCCGGCGGCCGCGCGGCACGCGGAACAACCACGTCGTCGTCGTCGGGGCGGGCGCGTGGGGCGCGTTCATCGCCTGGCACCTGCGCAAGGAAGGCAACAAGGTCACGGTGGTGGAGCAGTACGGCGCGGCGAACTCACGCTCGACGAGCGGCGACGAGACGCGCGGCATCCGCTCCTCGTACGGCGACCGCACCATCACCCCGGAGCTCTGGGTCGCGTGGGCCCGCGAGAGCATCAAGCGCTGGCGCGAGTTCGACCAGGAGCACACGAAGCGATTCGGCACGCGGTTCTTCTACACGACCGGCGACATCATCCTGCGCGACAAGCCGCAGGCCTTCACCACGCGTTCGCGCGAGCTGTGGGACAAGCTCGGTGTGAAGTACGAGGTGCTCGACGAGGCCGAGGCGACGCGCCGCTTCCCGCAGATCCGCTCCGAGGGGAACGAGGTCATCCTCTACGAGCCCGACGCCGGCGTCGCGCGCGCGCGCGACTCGGTGCAGGCGGTGGTCACGCTCGCGCGCGACGCGGGGGTGCAGTTCCGGCAGGGCCGCGTGACGCCCGGGCCGGTCACGAACGGGCGCATGCAGTACGTCTCGCTGCAGGACGGCACGCGGATCGGCGCCGATGCCTTCGTGTTCGCCTGCGGGCCGTGGATGGGCAAGGTCTTCCCCGAGGTGATGAAGAACCGCACGAGCTTGCCGGTGGGCCACGTCTGCTACTTCGGCCCGCCGATGGACGACACGCGCTTCACCCATCCCAACATGCCGAGCTGGAACGTGCCCGGCGTGACCGGCTGGGCCGCGCTGCCGACCGACTCGCACGGGTTCCGCGTGCGGGGCGCGATCGCGCCGCCGGCCCCGCCCACGCCGCCCGGCGAGGCCCCTGCCGCGCCGCCGCCTCCCCCGCCGCAGGTCCGTGCCGACCCGGCCCAGCAGGACCCCGACACGAGCTCGCGCTGGACCAACGCCGACCGCGTCGATGGGTCGCGCAACGTCCTGAAGAAGTACTTCCCCGCGATGGCCCTGGCGCCGCTGCTCTCCACGCGCGCCTGCCACTACGAGATCAGCGTCAACCGGAACTTCATCGTGGACAAGGTCCCGGGCGCGGAGAATGCGTGGATCACCGGCATGGGACAGGCGGAGGGCTTCAAGTTCTCGATCGTGCTCGGCGAGTACGCGGCCTGGCGCGTGATGGGCAATGCAGGGGACCCGACCATCGCCGAGGCCTTCAAGTATCCGGCCAACGAGTATCCGCCGACGCCGCCGACGCGCGGGGAGGACGACGAATGA
- a CDS encoding DUF885 family protein has protein sequence MTRLAFVLLLASAVASPLAAPLAAQRRIGMIPVGASELRDTVALYSTDRAALGRRWTVEFSPTRRARFGTFYEGWRERLRKIDFARLSQEGKIDYVLLESKVKAEQAQLRREEKLAGEMAALVPFAAVVTELEEKRRRFEPVDAPGSARALAKLAATADSLTRAVRAKPANSATRPERIVALRTVGYLDDLQGTLRNWNRFYSGYDPEYTWWTADPMRRANTALTNYQKAIREAIIGQRDGQEEPIVGDPIGLDGLREDLAAEMIAYEPQELIDLAEREFAWIETEQKKAAREMGFGDDWRAALEKVKQAYVPPGDQPELIRRLAREAVAFITAKDLITVPPLADEIWRMEMMTPRQQLVSPFFLGGEIIQVSYPTDSMADADKLMSMRGNNPHFSMATVHHELIPGHHLQGYMTSRYNTHRGAFGTPFWTEGWSLWWEMLLWDQGFPKTPEDRMGMLFWRSHRLARIIFSLKVHLGQMTPQEAIDLLVTRVGHERANAEAEVRRSFNGTYSPLYQAAYMMGGLQIRALHRELVGGGRMTNREFHDAIMQGGRMPIEMVRARLTGAALSRDYRASWKFIQ, from the coding sequence ATGACGAGGCTGGCCTTCGTCCTCCTCCTCGCGTCGGCCGTCGCGTCGCCGCTGGCCGCACCGCTCGCCGCCCAGCGCCGCATCGGGATGATCCCCGTCGGCGCGAGCGAACTCCGCGACACCGTCGCGCTCTACTCGACCGATCGCGCCGCGCTCGGCCGGCGCTGGACGGTGGAGTTCTCTCCCACGCGGCGCGCGCGGTTCGGCACGTTCTACGAAGGATGGCGCGAGCGGCTCCGGAAGATCGACTTCGCCCGGCTGAGTCAGGAAGGGAAGATCGACTACGTGCTGCTCGAGTCGAAGGTGAAGGCCGAGCAGGCGCAGTTGCGGCGCGAGGAGAAGCTCGCGGGGGAGATGGCGGCGCTCGTGCCGTTCGCGGCGGTCGTGACCGAGCTCGAGGAGAAGCGCCGCCGCTTCGAACCGGTGGACGCGCCCGGATCGGCGCGCGCGCTCGCGAAGCTCGCCGCCACCGCCGACTCGCTCACCCGCGCGGTGCGCGCGAAGCCGGCCAACAGCGCCACGCGCCCCGAGCGGATCGTTGCCCTGCGCACGGTCGGGTACCTCGATGACCTCCAGGGGACGCTGCGCAACTGGAACCGCTTCTACTCCGGTTACGACCCCGAGTACACCTGGTGGACGGCGGACCCCATGCGCCGTGCCAACACGGCGCTGACGAACTACCAGAAGGCGATCCGCGAGGCGATCATCGGCCAACGCGACGGGCAGGAGGAGCCGATCGTCGGCGACCCGATCGGCCTCGACGGTCTGCGCGAGGATCTCGCGGCGGAGATGATCGCGTACGAGCCGCAGGAGCTGATCGACCTCGCCGAGCGCGAGTTCGCCTGGATCGAGACCGAGCAGAAGAAGGCGGCCCGCGAGATGGGCTTCGGCGACGACTGGCGCGCCGCGCTCGAGAAGGTGAAGCAGGCCTACGTGCCGCCCGGTGACCAGCCCGAGCTCATTCGCCGGCTGGCGCGCGAGGCCGTCGCGTTCATCACGGCGAAGGACCTCATCACCGTGCCGCCGCTGGCGGACGAGATCTGGCGCATGGAGATGATGACCCCGCGCCAGCAGCTCGTCTCCCCCTTCTTCCTCGGCGGCGAGATCATCCAGGTCTCGTATCCGACGGACAGCATGGCCGACGCCGACAAGCTCATGTCGATGCGCGGCAACAACCCGCACTTCTCGATGGCGACGGTGCACCACGAGCTGATCCCGGGGCACCATCTGCAGGGCTACATGACGTCGCGATACAACACGCACCGCGGCGCGTTCGGCACGCCCTTCTGGACCGAAGGCTGGTCGCTCTGGTGGGAGATGCTGCTCTGGGATCAGGGCTTCCCGAAGACCCCCGAGGACCGGATGGGGATGCTCTTCTGGCGCTCGCACCGGCTCGCGCGGATCATCTTCTCGCTCAAGGTCCACCTGGGGCAGATGACGCCGCAGGAGGCGATCGACCTCCTCGTCACGCGCGTCGGCCACGAGCGCGCCAACGCCGAGGCGGAGGTGCGACGGTCGTTCAACGGCACCTACTCGCCGCTGTACCAGGCGGCCTACATGATGGGCGGGCTGCAGATCCGCGCGCTCCACCGCGAACTGGTGGGCGGTGGTCGGATGACGAACCGCGAGTTCCACGACGCGATCATGCAGGGCGGGCGGATGCCGATCGAGATGGTGCGCGCGAGGCTCACGGGAGCGGCGCTGTCCCGCGACTATCGGGCGAGCTGGAAGTTCATCCAATGA